Within the Senegalia massiliensis genome, the region AGAACTACTGTACTATCACTTAAATTAGCTGAAATTGAACTTATAAAACAAGAAACAGAAGAATATCCAATATTACTTTTAGATGATGTGTTCTCAGAATTAGATATAAATAGACGTAGATATCTTGTTTCTAGATTTAAAGATATTCAGACAATAATCACATCTAATGATGATATAAATACTCCCCATATGGACAAAATAGATAAAAAAACTTATTATATTAAGGATGGAGATATTTTATATAGTAAATAAGGCATTGAAGAAAGGATGATTTTATGTATGTTCATATTGGAGGAGACTATGTAATACCTTTCTCAGAAATTGTTAGTATAATTAATGTTGATTCAATGATATCAAGAGATACAAGAGAATTTATTAGAGTGTGTAAAGAAGAAGGATTTCTAATAAATATAGTAGATCAAAAAATAAAAACTTTTATTATAACAGAAGAGAAGTTAAAAAATACTAAAAGTATTAAACATGCAAGTAAAAGTATAGTGTATTGTACAAATATCAAATCAACTACAATTTACAAAAGAATTAATAAAATTAAAGAATGGGGGAACACCTATGGCGTTAAATGAAAAAAATAGAAATTATGGTGCTGAACAGATACAAGTATTAGAAGGTTTAGAACCAGTTAGAAAAAGACCTGGAATGTATATAGGTAGTACAGGACCTAAAGGATTGCATCATCTTGTATATGAAATAGTAGATAATAGTATAGATGAGGCATTAGCTGGAGTATGTGACAAAATAGAAGTTAGCTTAAACAAAGATGGTTCTGTTACAGTAAGTGACAATGGTAGTGGTATACCTGTAGACATTCATCCTAAAACAGGTAAATCAACAGTAGAAACAGTCTTAACAGTTCTCCATGCTGGAGGAAAATTTGATAATGGTGCATATAAAGTATCAGGTGGATTACACGGAGTTGGTGTATCTGTAGTTAATGCATTATCAACATGGCTTGAAGTAAATGTAAAGAGAAATGGTAATTTATATCATCAAAAGTTTGAAAGGGGTATACCAAAGACTTCTTTAGAAGTAATTGATAAAGCAAAAGGAACAGGTACAAGTGTTACATTTATGCCTGATAAAGAAATATTTGATGATATAAATTTTAAATATGAGACACTTGAACATAGATTAATGGAAATGGCCTTTTTAAATAAAGGTATAACCATAACTATAGAAGATAAAATAAAGGATAAAAAGAAAGTATTTCACTATGAAGGCGGAATAAAAGCATTCGTTAAACATTTAAATAGAAATAGAAATGCTATTCATAATAAGGTTATATATTATGAAGGTGAAAAAGAAGGATCTACTGTAGAAATAGCTATTCAATATACTGATAGTTACAATGAAAATATCTTTACCTTTGCAAATAATATAAATACTCAAGAAGGCGGAACACATTTAAGTGGTCTTAAATCAGCACTTACAAGAACTGTAAATGATTATGCTAGAAGAAATGGAGTATTAAAAGATAAAGATAATAATTTAAGTGGTGAAGATATAAGAGAAGGTATAACTACAGTATTATCAGTAAAACTTGCAGACCCTCAATTTGAAGGACAAACAAAAACTAAACTTGGAAATAGTGAAATGAGAGGTATTGTAGATGGTATTGTTAGTAGTGCAGTTGATAGCTTTTTAGAGGAGAATCCTAGAGAAGCTAAAATAATAATAGAGAAGTCACTTAGAGCATCTCGTGCACGTGAAGCTGCAAGAAAAGCAAGAGATTTAACCCGTAGAAAAAATGTATTAGAGAGTTCAGCTTTACCAGGGAAACTAGCTGATTGCTCTGAAAGAGATGCCTCTCTCTCAGAAATATTTATAGTCGAGGGAGATTCAGCGGGAGGATCTGCTAAACAAGGTAGAGACAGAAGGACTCAAGCTATATTACCTCTAAAAGGTAAAATTATGAATGTAGAAAAGGCACGTTTAGATAAAATATTAAATTTTGCTGAAATAAAAGCAATGATAACAGCATTTGGATCAGGAATTGGTGAAGAATTTGATATAGAAAAATTAAGATATCATAAAATAGTTATAATGACAGATGCAGATGTTGATGGTGCTCACATTAGAACATTAATACTTACATTCTTCTATAGATATATGAAACCTTTAATAGAAAATGGATTTATATATATAGCACAACCACCTTTATATAAAGTAAAAGCTGGAAAACAAGAGTTTTATGCTTATTCAGACAAAGAATTAAATAAAATTCTAAGACAAGATCTTAAAGACATAAAAATAAAACCATCAATCTCAAGATATAAAGGTCTTGGTGAGATGAATCCAGAACAGTTATGGGATACTACAATGGATCCTGAAAGTAGAATACTGTTACAAGTAAGTATAGATGATGCAGTTGCAGCAGATGAAATATTTACTACTCTTATGGGAGATAAAGTTCAACCAAGAAGAGAATTCATCGAAGAAAATGCAAAAAGTGTTCAAAATTTAGATGTTTAATTGTTATTGTAAGGGAGGAGTATTATAGATGAATGAAGAAAATAACAATATCGTACCAATAAATATTGAAGATGAAATGAAAACATCATATCTTGATTATGCTATGAGTGTTATAGTTTCACGTGCTTTACCAGATGTTCGAGATGGACTTAAACCAGTTCATAGAAGAATAATTTATTCAATGAATGGTCTTGGTTTAACGCCAGAAAAACCTCATAAAAAATCAGCACGTATAGTGGGAGACGTATTGGGTAAATACCACCCACATGGAGATAGTGCTGTATATGATGCAATGGTAAGACTTGCTCAAGATTTTTCTACAAGATACCCACTTGTAGATGGACATGGTAATTTTGGATCAGTGGATGGAGATGGCGCAGCTGCAATGCGTTACACTGAAGCGAAAATGAGCAAAATTACCGTTGAAATGTTAAGAGATATAGGAAAGAATACAATTGACTATAGACCAAACTTTGATGAAGAATTAGAAGAACCTATAGTATTACCAAGTAGATTCCCCAACTTACTTGTAAATGGAACTAATGGTATAGCAGTAGGTATGGCGACATCAATACCTCCACATAACTTACGTGAAGTTATAGATGCAGTAGTTATGCTAATAGATAATCCAGAAGCAGAGTTAAAGGATATAATGACTAAAATTAAAGGTCCAGATTTCCCAACTGGCGCTACTATAACAGGTAAAGAAGCTATAAAAGAAGCATATAGAACTGGTAGAGGTAAAGTAAAGGTACGTGCTAAAACTACTATAGAACCAATGAAAAACAATAAAAATAGAATAATAGTAACTGAAATACCTTATCAAGTTAACAAAGCAAAATTAATAGAAAAAATAGCTCATTTAGTTAGGGATAAGAAATTAGAAGGCATATCAGATTTAAGAGATGAATCAGATAGAAATGGTATGAGAATTGTAATAGAATTAAAAAGAGATGCAAATCCAAATGTAGTTTTAAATAATCTTTATAAGCATACTCAAATGCAAGATACTTATAGCC harbors:
- the remB gene encoding extracellular matrix regulator RemB, with product MYVHIGGDYVIPFSEIVSIINVDSMISRDTREFIRVCKEEGFLINIVDQKIKTFIITEEKLKNTKSIKHASKSIVYCTNIKSTTIYKRINKIKEWGNTYGVK
- the gyrB gene encoding DNA topoisomerase (ATP-hydrolyzing) subunit B; protein product: MALNEKNRNYGAEQIQVLEGLEPVRKRPGMYIGSTGPKGLHHLVYEIVDNSIDEALAGVCDKIEVSLNKDGSVTVSDNGSGIPVDIHPKTGKSTVETVLTVLHAGGKFDNGAYKVSGGLHGVGVSVVNALSTWLEVNVKRNGNLYHQKFERGIPKTSLEVIDKAKGTGTSVTFMPDKEIFDDINFKYETLEHRLMEMAFLNKGITITIEDKIKDKKKVFHYEGGIKAFVKHLNRNRNAIHNKVIYYEGEKEGSTVEIAIQYTDSYNENIFTFANNINTQEGGTHLSGLKSALTRTVNDYARRNGVLKDKDNNLSGEDIREGITTVLSVKLADPQFEGQTKTKLGNSEMRGIVDGIVSSAVDSFLEENPREAKIIIEKSLRASRAREAARKARDLTRRKNVLESSALPGKLADCSERDASLSEIFIVEGDSAGGSAKQGRDRRTQAILPLKGKIMNVEKARLDKILNFAEIKAMITAFGSGIGEEFDIEKLRYHKIVIMTDADVDGAHIRTLILTFFYRYMKPLIENGFIYIAQPPLYKVKAGKQEFYAYSDKELNKILRQDLKDIKIKPSISRYKGLGEMNPEQLWDTTMDPESRILLQVSIDDAVAADEIFTTLMGDKVQPRREFIEENAKSVQNLDV